The window CTCACCGAAGATAGTCCTGATCAGGACGGGGGCCAGGAAGGTCATCAGTATGGCGAAAGAGACCCCGAAAATCCCCACAAGCTCCATAATCATTACGGATATTCGTTTGAGCGAGGCGAGATCATGCATGGCCTTGGCGGAGAGTATGGGTATAAAGGGGCCCACGAGAATCGCCCCGGCCATGACAAATATCTCGAAGAATCGGTAGGAAGCATTGAACATGCCTACGGCGAAGTCGGATTTCATGGCTGCGAGCATGAATATGGGCACCCTGCCGCTCACGATCGTAAAGAATGCAGAGACCCCCAGGGGAACGGCAAGGACCAATATCTGCTTCATCCGTGCCGGCTCGATGACGAAAGAAGGCTTTATCAGCCTGGAGGTAAAATAATAGGCGGAGACGCCGTACACTATGTTCGCGATCAGGAACGCGAGGACGACGGAGAGAAGGTCGCCGGAGAACCCCAGGGCCAAGAGGGAGAGGAGCAGGTAGACTGCCCCGTAGAGAAGGGACGAGTACATGGAGAGCCAGGGCCTTCTGTGCACCTGGAAGACAGGCTCGAAAAACCTGGCGGAGAGGAAGGGTATAAAAAGGGAGCCGATGAGAAGGACCAAAAAGAGGTCCTTTCTCATCATGTACCCCGCGATGACCGCAATTGCCACCGATATCAGGCTGAACGCGGTCTTCAGCACGAGAAAGTTTCCCCAATAGGATTTCTTGTCTCCCTGAACCTGGGCGATATCCTTTCCCAGTACGGAGGTCATGCCGAAATCGGCAAATTGGGTGAAGACGTTCAGAAATGTGATCACGTAGGAGTAACGGCCGAAGAATTCCGTCCCTCCCGCCCGTGCAATAAGGACGAAGATGGAGAAATTGACCCCGAAGGTGCACAAACGCCCCACCGATTGTGCGATCAGGTTGGTGAGATATTGTCGCGCCGTGCTCATATCCGGGAGAGATTACCAGACCTCTCCGTCCATGACCCTCGTATAGAGCTCGACATAATCCCGGGCCATGCGGGCGTCTGAAAAATGCTCCTCCGCGTAAGCCCGGCAGTCCTGGGGCCTCACCTCGTCTATCCGACCGACCGCGGACCTCAGGCTCTCGACGGAATTACAGAGAAAGCCGTTGACCCCGTGCACAATCTGCTCCGGCACGCCCCCTTCGGCAAATCCTATCACCGGGGTACCCGATGCGAAAGCCTCGAGCACCACCAGGGGGAAGGCATCAAACCAACGGGGCGTCTGAATGAGGGCCCGTGCATCCCGAAGGTATTTGTTGGTGCCCTGTATCTCGCCGATATAGGAGACATTGGGAGAGAACCAGAGGAGCGGCTTCAAGACCGTATGATAGTAGAGCTTGTCTTCAATGTTTCCCGCGATCAGCAATTTTTCGGGTATTCTTCTGAAGGCCAGGGCCGCGAGGTGCTGCGCCTTATATCTCGCAATCTTCGAGATATGGATGAAATAATCCTTTTTATCATAACTGTAGTCATACTTGTCCAGTTCCAGTCCGTATTGCACGTACCGGGTGGCGCCTCCGCATTGCCTTGCATGGGCCGCGCTGCATGCCACCAGGTTTTGCCTCCTGTAATCGGGCGCCGGGGGAATGCAGGTGGAGATCACGGAAGGGATCTCCGGGTGCCTCAGGACAAAGAGGTTCTGAAAAGACCAGTCGTGGATCACGTCCACCGGGTTCGCCCTCAGGTACTCCTCCATGGCCGCACAGAGAGGCTCTTCCGATATGACATCCGACGGCCGCCTGATGCCGCTCGGGGCCTTGGAAGGATCGTATCCCGGCACCTCCACCGTCTTTCCCGAGCAGTAGCTGCCGGGGATGGCGAAAAGGGTGACATCATGACCCGCCTTTACGAGGCCCTCGACGAGAGTATAGACGACCCGCTCTATGCCTCCATATCCATCGGGAGGCGTTTTTTTAAATACGATCGAGACGACGGCGATCTTCATTTTAATTCGCCTCGCTCATGACTTTCCGGAATGCCCGGATCACGTCCTCTACGTCTGTCGGGGAAAGGGCCGGGGAAAGGGGGAGGCTGATGGTCCTGTCCCCGATCCGCTCCGCATTCGGGAACTCGCCCTCTTTCCAGCCATAGGTCTTCCGGTAGTAGGGATGACGATGGATGGGGATATAATGGACCCCCGTCCCTATGTTTTCCGCGGTGAGGGCATTGAGCACCCAGTCGCGGCTCCTCCCCAGGCGGTCGATATCGATGAGCGGGGTGTAGAGGTGATAGGCGTGGCGCGTCTCTTCCTCCACCGGCGCCGGCACGGTACAGGCGAGGTCGGCGAAGCTTCTGTTATAGGTATCCCATATGTCCCTGCGCTTCTCCCAGTAGGGCTCGATCCTCTTCAACTGCTCCACCCCTATGGCGGCGGTTATGTCGGGCATATTGTACTTGAAGCCCGCGAAGACCACGTCGTAATGCTTGTACCCCTCGTCGGAAAACCTTTTCCACGCATCCTTGCTCATGCCGTGAAGGCCGAGGACTTTTACGGTCGAGGCGATCCTCTCGTCGTCCGTCACGATCATTCCCCCTTCGCCGGTAATGATATTTTTGGTGACATAGAAGCTGAAACAGCCGATATCGCCAAAGCTGCCCGATTTCTCGCCCCTGTATTCCGATTCGATCGCATGGGCGCAATCCTCGATGATCATGAGGTTATAGCGTTTCGCGATCCTCCGTATGGGGTCCATATCACAGCAACGGCCCGCGAAATGGACGACGAGGATGGCCTTTGTTTTCGCCGTGATCTTCTCCTCTATGAGAGAAGGCGAGATATTCATGGATGGGAGATCGCAATCGACGAGCACGGGGGTGGCGCCGCTGTGAATGATGGCATTGACCGTCGCGCAGAAGGTCATGGTGGTGGTGATCACCTCGTCGCCCGGCCCTACTCCGCTCGCCAGCAGGGAGAGATGGAGGGCCGCAGTGCACGAGTTGACCGCCACGGCGAAGCGCTTTCCCTTGTAGGCGGCAAAATCTTCCTCGAACTGATGGGCCAGGGGCCCCGTGCCGATCCAACGGCTTTTCAGGCAGGCGACCACCCGGTTGATCTCCGATTTTTCGATGAGGGGCGCCCCGAAGACGAGGAACTTCCCTTTTCGACGGGCAGGGGTCCCTCCATAGAGGGCCAGTTTCGTACTCGTCTTATTGTTCTTCTTATTTGCGGCGCATTTCATGTCGTATATTCTCCCGCTCCAGAGCTTTATATATCTTCCTGTAGAACATGAGGGATAGATTTTCGTCTGACTTTGAGAGCCGCCGCGCAAGAAACAGCATCAAAGGAATGGTCCTTCTGTTGACCAGGATGCCCGCGGCCAGGTATTTAAGCCTTTTCTTCGCCGGCAGCCCGAGATAAAAACCGACGGAGGCGAGCTCGTCCTTCAGGTGGGGCGATTTCTTGTACCAAAGGGCGAGTGTTTTCCCGCTCAGTTTCCCAAGCTCGAGATAGGACGTCTCCGTGAGGTGGTGGTAGTGGTAGCCGAGCGCCTCCGGCTTGTACATGATCCTGAGACCGTGGTGGGACAGCCTCTCGGCCAGCTCGACATCGTCGTTGTAGCGGAGACTCTCGTCAAAAAGGCCGTATTTCTCGAGAAATGTCTTCTTTACCGATATATTGCACGTGAAGAAGGCGTGCCAGTCCAGCTCCGTACGGCCCTTCCACAGGTCAAAGGCGGTATCGAGGTGCAATTTGGCGAATAAAGAGGGCGGCATATCGGGTGACATGGTGATCCTCCCGAGGACCGCCACATTTTCGGCCGGATATTCCCTATGGCACGCGAGATGGGTCTCCAGTACCCCCGGGGTCGCCACGGTATCGTCGTTGAAAAAGAAGAGTATCGGTCCGGCCGCGTGGCGGATCGCATTATTGCGGGCGGCATTCTGGCCGCTGTTCGGCTGACGGAGGTAGAGCAGGTTGGGAAACACCTCCTCCTGAAAGCGTCTCGCCCTTTGGCCTGTATCGTCCCCGGATCCGTCGTCGGCCACGATCACCTGAAAATCCGCGAGGGGAAGGGTCTGCTTCGAGAGGGCGTCAAGGCATTTTTCGAGTATCTCGGCCCGGTTATAGGTGGGAATGATCACGGTGGCAAGGATATTCCGGTCGGACATTATTTATCTCTCTCCGGGAATTTTGTGCGCGGGTCGTGTGCTTCCTTCTCCCACGTGAGGGCGCGATTATAACCGGTGCGTATCATCCTGATCTCACGCTCAATGGTCACGGGACACTTCCTTCATGATTTCAAGCATTTTCATCGCGGTCTTATCCCAGCCGAACTTCTTCGCCTGTTGAAATCCCTTCGCCCTCATCTCCGATTTTAGCGCGTCATTGGAGACCACGCGGAAAATCGCGTCACCCAGACCCTTCACATCGAGGGGGTCGAGGAGTATGCCCGCATCTCCCACCACTTCCGGCAGGGAGGTGAGGTCGGAGCTTATTACCGGACATCCCGAAGACATGGCCTCGAGACAGGGGAGCCCGAAACCTTCATATAGGGAAGGATAGACAAAGACATCTGCAAGGCCGTAGAAGAGGGGAAGGTGCTCCTCGGGCAGGAACCCGGTGAAAATGAGCTCGTTTTTCCAGGGTGAACGGCTGATCTCCTCCATCTCGTCAGGGGGCAGGAAATCCCTGACGCCTCCCACCACCAGCTGGTGGGGGATTCCTTTTTCCGTTTTCAACGCCCCGTAGGCGGCAACGAGGCTCCTCAAGTTCTTCCTCTTATTGAGCCTTCCCACGTAGAGTATGTACTCCCCTGTGACCCCGTAGCTTTTCACCACTGCCCGGGCAGCCTCTCTATCCTCGAGGGGCTTGAAAAGGGGCCCCGCGCCGTTATACCCCACCTCGACATGATCGGGCGGCACATGATAATTCCTGACGATGTCCTCTTTCGAAAATTCGGAGACGGTCATCACCTTGAAGGCCCGTCTCACATTATGGGGGATAAGGATCTGGTCCTTCACCCTTTCGAAGGCGGTGAAACATTCCGGGATGGCAAGAAAAGAAAGGTCATGGACCGTGAGGATAAGTTTTCCCCTGAAAAAAGGAGGGCCGTAATAATTCGCATGAAGAATGTCGATCCGGTCCTTATAGGTCATAAGGCCCATACGAAGCATTCTGACGGGCGGCGACCCCGCCCCCAAAGAGCGGAGGCTTACGTGGGGATAGGAATCGAAGGTCCTGTAATAAGCATACGCGGAATCGGTCACGTAGAGGAGATAGGCGTTCGTTCTGTCGAGGGAGACGAGCCTCTCCACGAGGTTCCTCATATACGTACAGTTTCCCGTACCCTCTCTCTCCGCCAGATGAAAATCGATCCCTATCCTCATATGCATTCTTTCTCTGTTTTATTTATCGGATAAGAGGGGAAAAACGTAAGAGCCGCCGTCGGTGCGGTTTTCTTCCGCTCCCCGTGCGCGCATCAGGAGTGTGACCTTCGGGTGAGGCGGGTGCATGGGCCTTCCCTTCACGGCCGGCCCGGCAATCCGGCTCAAAGAAAGACCGCCTACGCTCCCCTTCATTCCTTTTTGAAAAAGGCGCTATCGGCGGGATGGCGGAACATGTGGGTGAGGAGGTATCCGGCATAGGCGCCCATCATCCGTGCTTTCCTCCTGCTCATATCTCTCCCCTGTCTCAGGTTATGGAGGCGGTAAAGCAGGAATCTGCCCAGGTATCCCCAGGCGAGGATAACGTCGAAGAGAAAGGCGGTATGGCCCCCGTGGTACGTTCGGTACAGCCTGCGAAGATTTTCGAGCCAGACCGGGGAAATACGCTCCTCAACACCACGGTCCGCACTCCCGCCCTGGAGATGCACGATCTTAAGGCGAGGCAGATAACAAATCCGGTACCCGAAAGACCTGATGCGGCAGCCCCACTCCACATCCTCGGCATACATGAAGATCCCTTCGTTCAGAAGACCCGTGACGGGCAGTATGGACCTTCTCACGAGGAGATCGGCCCCGCATATCCAGTCCACGTCAAGCTCATTGCCGCCCGGGTTGCCGTTGAGAAAGAGGCCCTTGCATCGGCGAGGCCATACTCTGGAGAGGAAAAAGGCAAAATTGAAGGCGGTGATCAGCCCCGGCTTGAAGCCTGCGTCTCCTACCTGGCGGCTGCCGTCGGGAAAGACGAGACCACAACCGCTCGCACCCACATCCGCCGAGCGGTCCATGAATGCTATCCAGTTCTTGAATATCGCAGGATCGGGTATTATCGTATCCGGGTTGAGGAGAAGGAGATATTCCCCTTTCGCCTCCCGGATCGCCCGGTTATTTGCCTTCGCGAACCCCTCGTTCGATTCATTTTGTATGAACCGTACTCCCCCGAACTGCGCTACAGCCGCTGCCGTGCCGTCGGTGGAGGCATTGTCCACCACGATTATCTCATGGGGTACCCCCACATCATCCCGCGTAACGGAGGCGAGGCAGTCGGCAACAAAATTCTCGGTGTTCCAGGTAACTATTATTATCGAGAGCTTAAGGAAATCATTTCTCACAGGTAAGTTCGCGGGATTGCGCTTAAGCGGGGAGAGGACGCACCACAGCAGGTCCCCAATGGCGGAGGCCGGGCGCGGTATCGGGGAAAGGCCTAAAGACCAGGGCTCTCTTCCTTTCTCCTGAGGATGCTCATGGCTCCTATGAGGCCGAACATGGAATAGACGAGGGTTGACACATTCATCAGGATCCTGAACCCGGGATCGGCGGAGCCATGGATCAGCTGGGCAATCAGGCCCGCGGCTGCTCCCACTGCAATCGCCTGTTGCCAGGGAGGGGCCCTCAGCATCACTTTGAAGGCGATCACCAATGCGGCAATAAACATCCACAAAAACGCGATGAGGCCGACGGTGCCCGTCTCGGCCCAGACGGCAAGATAGAGGTTGTGGACCACGTGGGTCGAGGTCCTGAACAGACTGGAACCACCGGTGGTATCGTAGGTTTTGAAGACCTTGGCAAGATTGTTGAGCCCCACCCCGAAAACCGGGAACTGCCTCACGATGGACAAGGCCGCCTTGTTGAGCGGCGCCCTTGTGGCCGCGGAGCCAAAATCTTCATAGGTCAGGCGCTTCTGGACCGTGGGATAGGCGAGTATGCCGAGACCGCAAAAGATCATTCCCACGAAGAAAAGCCCCACGAGGGTCTTGCTCTGGGTGATCTTCTTCCTTATGAGGCAGAAGAAGACGAGGGCAAGGGGCAGGGGCAGGGACATCCATCCGCCACGGGACAGGGTGGTCATGATGCCCACCAGACCCACGATAGTCACGAAGGAGTACCATATCTTGCGCAGAGGCCTCTCCTCGCCCAGAAACATGGCGAACATGAGGGGTATGAGTATTTCGAAATAATAGGCGAGGATATTCGCATGGCCGATGGTCCCACTGGCCCGGCTGCCTGCATACCACACCTCGAGGGTTCCCAGCTCCCTTTCTCCCAGGGCGGAGAGACCGAGGGTGTGGCCGGTGTAATACTGGTACATGGCAATTGCCGTTTCAATGACCACGCCAGCCGACAGGGTCAGCAGGAATGTATCTACCTGGGACCTGTCCTTCAGGTTCATCACGATAAAAAAGATTATGAGGAGCGATCCCAGGCGGGCCAACTCCAGCAGGCTGAGCTCCGGGGAAGCCGCGTTGGCGAAACTGAGCATGCCGCTCAGGATGTAAATAATGGGGGCCCACAGGAGGGTGCGGTTATACCTGAATGTCGGCTCCGTCGTCCTCTTGGTATAATGCTCGTACAGGAAAAGTACATATAAGAGAAGGGCGGAGAGGAGGCTCAGCCCTATGTCGATGCTCGTCACCCCCACGTACTCACGATAGAGAAGGTTGATGTCGAGGTTAAAGGGGATGCCCAGGCCGAGGAATATTATGGCGATGGAGGTGAGGTTCTTCCGGCTCGCAAAATAGAGTACCCCCACAAGAAACGCCAGGGCCGCCAGGAGGGCGAGGATGGTTTTCACCTTCAGCTCGTCGAGAAAAATAGCGGTAGCGGCAGCCCCTATCCCTAGAATAAAGGGGAGTACTATCCTGGCGTATGATTCTTTACGATAAGCGGGATACATCGGTGCCTTGCCCTTTGCGCCTCATGGCCCGAAGGGCTACAGGAGATTATAGACAGCGCGGGGAATATAGTATTCTCGTTTGTTCAGAATGGCCCCGAAAATGTTCGCGTTGGCGGTCTCGAGGTTATGCTTTGCGGCCGAGGCCACTTCCCATCTCGTACCCTCGGCTTCTACCACCATCACGACTCCGTCCACATGGCTCGCAAGAATGGGCGTCTCCGGATATTGAGTCAGGGGGGCGGAATCAAAGATGATGAGATCGTGGATATCCCTCAGCTCATCAAGAAGCCTTATGAATTCAGGGGTTTCAAAGAGTAGTATGGGATTTTGGACTTTTCGTCCCGCGGGAATGAAATAGAACCTTTCCGGCCTGACCTCGACCACGCCCGCTTTCAGGGATATCTCTTCCATGACGAGCTCCGAGAGGCCGTATTCCCTGTCGCACCCGAAATACTCATGGAGCACGGGGTTCCGGAGGTTTCCATCGATAAGGACCACGCTTTTCATCGAGCTGCTGGAGAAGGCACTCGCGATATTGAGCGCTATGGTCGACGCGCCTTCGCGGCGGTTGCATGATGCGACCACCATGGCGCAATTTCCTTTTCTGCCTTTTCTCGTTTTCTTGGGGACTGAGAGCAGGTCCCACGTGACCCGGTAAAAATGGTCGAATAGGCCGGGCATAAGGCGAAGGGCGGGCGGAAAACCGTGGGGACCGCCATAATAACCCGATTCATCGGAAAGTTCTTGTTTATCTATCATGGTTCTTCCTTCGTTTTATACCTGTCCATTCGAACCTCCTATGAGAAAAGGAGCGCAATTTCCCTGTCAGCTCCCCTTGCGGATCGTCTTTCCTTTTTCAGCCACCTCTTCCGGTATCAATATCTTCTGCCCGACCCAGAGGTTGGCGCCTATTCCCGGGTTTGCGGCCCTGACACGCTCTATTGCTTCATTGAAAATAAAATCATCGGGCACTGAAAACACATCTCTCAGGACGCCGACCAAAGTCTGCCCGCGGGTCACGGTGTGCTCGATCGCAACCGGCTTCTTCTTTTCCTGTGTCGCCGGCTCGGTCCTTCGCCCTACGGAGGGAGAGGCCTCCTCTCCCGATCTGATTGCAGATGGGGCAGCTTTACTCCGTCCCGCCTCAGCCGTGAGCTCTTCGCGGGCAGGATCTGAAGGAAGGGCCTCAAGAAGTGTTTTGTGGGAATCGCCAATGCCGGCGCCCGCACTAGGGTCTTCATGACCGCTGCCCGCCTTCGGCGCGGTAACCACCTGGGCGAGGTAGCGCTCTGACGCGGTAGGCTTGTTATTCCACTGGTCGGACGGGGAGCCGTTCACGGAAAAGTAGATGCAGAGACTCAGCGCACTCAGGGACAATACGGATATCCAGCTCCCGCTCGTGCTTCTCATGCTCATATTGGAGTGGGCGTCCACGGGAGCCGGAACCCCCGTACGGATCCTGCCCCTCATGCGGTCTCCCATGGCGACCAGATCGTCTATGATCGAGCGTCTTTCCCTGCGCCCGCTAAAAGGCACCGAAAGAAGCATGGGCACGCCGAGGTTCGTGAGTACATTATCCTCGTCTTTGAACGTATGGTCGAAGAATTCCCGGATCGCGGCAAACCCGAAACCGAAGAAGAGTCCCAGGAATGCGGCCATCCCGATAATAATCCCCTTCCTCGGGTAGGCGGGTGTGAGAGGCGGGATAGCGGGGGTCGCGATCTTGACGCTTGAAATCCTTCTGGCGTCGAGGTCGTCCGATATCCTCAGGTCCTCTGCCTTCTTTTTATAGATCTGGTAGTTGCCTTCCACGAGGTCCCTCGTCCTCTGAAGTTGTTTCAGGGTGAGGGTCTTTGCGGTCACGCTGTCAAGTTTCTTCGTTTCCTCGGAAATTTCACGCTGAAGGCTGGTCCTCTTATTTTCCGCAAGGGCAAGCTCCATGTTGACTATGTTCGTCAAACTTTCCGCTTTCTGACTCCGAAGGTTGCCGAGCTGAAGGTCGATGGCCTTCACTTCATTCGCGGCAGTCGTATAGTTCTTGAGGAGCCGCTCGCGATCGATCTTGAGCTTAAAATAAGAATCGTCAAGAGTCCTGAGATAGGCCTGTTTGTCGAGCATGGCGCTTCCGATGTCCGGGGTCTCGATCCATACGCCGGGCGTCCTGGCCATTTCCTGGACCTTCTTGAGCTTTGTGCGCGCCTGTGCCGCGTCGACCATTACGAGGTTCAAACGATTATTGAGGTCGCCGATATTTCTCAGCAATATCTCTTTCTGCAGCTCGATGTTGGCGAGATTTGATTTCGAGATGAAGCCCTGGAGCTCGTCTTCCGCGTCCCTCAGCTTCTTTTCGAATAATTCGATCTGATCGATATAAAAACGATAGGAGCGCTGCGTCTCATACACCTTCGTGTGCTGGGTCACATACTCATCGGCATAGGCATTTGCTACCATGGCGGCGATTTGCGGATCGGTCCAGTCGAAAGTCAACCGTATCATATCCGTATCTTCAAGATATGTGACGCCCAGGGCCTTCAAAAAGACGCCGACCATATTCTTTTCAGTCGAAGCGGGTTTCTGTACGATTCCATATCGGAAGAGGAAATTGCGCACTTCCTCTTTGGCGCTCTCGTAGTAGCTTTTCCGGAATCCCGGGCCGTTCATCTGATCCTTGAGCCTCGACACGACTTTTTCGGTAAGGTATTCGCCTTTCAGAAGCTCCATCTCGTTCCTGATGTTCTGGCTCCTCTCCTGGAAGACCATGTTGAACTGCTCCGGGGGAAACTGTTGCATGCCCGAGATCTGGGCTTTCCCCATTTTGATCAGGATTTTAGTTTCCGCCCTGTAACGCGGCGAGGTGAAGGCGCAGTAAATGAGGGCACCTCCGAGAGCGGCAAGAAGGACGATCGAAATGATCACCTTATTCTTGAAAAAGGTGTTGAGTATGTCTCTCGTTGTGATGAGTCTTTTTTCCCCTGCCATGGCCTTATCCCCCTATGATAGTTGTATCGGCCCCATACGTGCTGATCTTCATCATCTGACAACGGTAGGTGCGTTGTACACGCCGTATGTTAAGGCGAAGCTCTCTCCCTGCCAGAGGAAAAGCTGCTTGATGTACTGGTCCACGAAGCGGTCCGCCTCCGCAATCGCGGTCCTCGGCACGAAAATAACGCTGTTGTTCGGGACTATTATATCTTCTTCCACCCTCAGGCTGTGCATCGCATTTTTGAGGTTGACGGTCCGGATCACGGGCTGGTTCTTGTCATCCCAGTAAAGGATCTTTACTTTGCCCAAGGACCCCGTGGTAAGGACCCCTCCCACCATGGCAATCGCCTGCAACACCGTCATCGGTTTCGCCATCACGAGAGGGCCCGGCCTTTGGACCTCTCCAAAAACGAATGTACGGTTTCCCGCGAGGGTTTCGATGAGGACGGAAACATTCAGGTTATTGAAATCATGCCTGTATTCCAGCACGATGGCGTCTTTCAGCTCGTCGATCGTTCTGCCCGCGGCCTTCATTCCCCTCAGGAGGGGGAGATATATATTGCCGTCAGGGCCTACGGTCACGAGCTTTGCCTGGCCCCTGGGCGCATTGGTTATGGCCTTTTGAAGCTCCGTAATCTTCGACGAATATTTATTCACCGTGACGGTGATTGTCGGTTTATTGAGGATATCTCCGTAGGTCTCGCTGATCGACGATGCGAGCTCCAGGGGTTTGAGCCCGGCCGCGGCGAAGTCCCCCTTGATGGGGAGGGTGATCTTGCCGTCAGGGCGTACCACGACGGTCCTGTTGAACCCCGGCTGATAGAAGAAGTCGACGTTCAGCTCATCGTTCACGCCGACCCGGTAGTCCTGGGCCTCGGCGGTAAGGGA of the Syntrophorhabdaceae bacterium genome contains:
- a CDS encoding glycosyltransferase family A protein → MSDRNILATVIIPTYNRAEILEKCLDALSKQTLPLADFQVIVADDGSGDDTGQRARRFQEEVFPNLLYLRQPNSGQNAARNNAIRHAAGPILFFFNDDTVATPGVLETHLACHREYPAENVAVLGRITMSPDMPPSLFAKLHLDTAFDLWKGRTELDWHAFFTCNISVKKTFLEKYGLFDESLRYNDDVELAERLSHHGLRIMYKPEALGYHYHHLTETSYLELGKLSGKTLALWYKKSPHLKDELASVGFYLGLPAKKRLKYLAAGILVNRRTIPLMLFLARRLSKSDENLSLMFYRKIYKALERENIRHEMRRK
- a CDS encoding glycosyltransferase family 2 protein, with amino-acid sequence MRNDFLKLSIIIVTWNTENFVADCLASVTRDDVGVPHEIIVVDNASTDGTAAAVAQFGGVRFIQNESNEGFAKANNRAIREAKGEYLLLLNPDTIIPDPAIFKNWIAFMDRSADVGASGCGLVFPDGSRQVGDAGFKPGLITAFNFAFFLSRVWPRRCKGLFLNGNPGGNELDVDWICGADLLVRRSILPVTGLLNEGIFMYAEDVEWGCRIRSFGYRICYLPRLKIVHLQGGSADRGVEERISPVWLENLRRLYRTYHGGHTAFLFDVILAWGYLGRFLLYRLHNLRQGRDMSRRKARMMGAYAGYLLTHMFRHPADSAFFKKE
- a CDS encoding O-antigen ligase family protein produces the protein MYPAYRKESYARIVLPFILGIGAAATAIFLDELKVKTILALLAALAFLVGVLYFASRKNLTSIAIIFLGLGIPFNLDINLLYREYVGVTSIDIGLSLLSALLLYVLFLYEHYTKRTTEPTFRYNRTLLWAPIIYILSGMLSFANAASPELSLLELARLGSLLIIFFIVMNLKDRSQVDTFLLTLSAGVVIETAIAMYQYYTGHTLGLSALGERELGTLEVWYAGSRASGTIGHANILAYYFEILIPLMFAMFLGEERPLRKIWYSFVTIVGLVGIMTTLSRGGWMSLPLPLALVFFCLIRKKITQSKTLVGLFFVGMIFCGLGILAYPTVQKRLTYEDFGSAATRAPLNKAALSIVRQFPVFGVGLNNLAKVFKTYDTTGGSSLFRTSTHVVHNLYLAVWAETGTVGLIAFLWMFIAALVIAFKVMLRAPPWQQAIAVGAAAGLIAQLIHGSADPGFRILMNVSTLVYSMFGLIGAMSILRRKEESPGL
- a CDS encoding flippase → MSTARQYLTNLIAQSVGRLCTFGVNFSIFVLIARAGGTEFFGRYSYVITFLNVFTQFADFGMTSVLGKDIAQVQGDKKSYWGNFLVLKTAFSLISVAIAVIAGYMMRKDLFLVLLIGSLFIPFLSARFFEPVFQVHRRPWLSMYSSLLYGAVYLLLSLLALGFSGDLLSVVLAFLIANIVYGVSAYYFTSRLIKPSFVIEPARMKQILVLAVPLGVSAFFTIVSGRVPIFMLAAMKSDFAVGMFNASYRFFEIFVMAGAILVGPFIPILSAKAMHDLASLKRISVMIMELVGIFGVSFAILMTFLAPVLIRTIFGESFVPAAPSLAILMWAGMLVFLSLFMSAVVLSMSVVHFAYWNTAAAAVISILLNYLWIPQYSFVGSAWALLLCEVFLSSTTLVFVIRHVGNPFQAAPWVKIAGANLTLLGILYFRPLGDDHLFLNVAAGVVVYGALIFILKVFPWNAIRLLGEVASKLKVRYAS
- a CDS encoding glycosyltransferase family 4 protein, producing MKIAVVSIVFKKTPPDGYGGIERVVYTLVEGLVKAGHDVTLFAIPGSYCSGKTVEVPGYDPSKAPSGIRRPSDVISEEPLCAAMEEYLRANPVDVIHDWSFQNLFVLRHPEIPSVISTCIPPAPDYRRQNLVACSAAHARQCGGATRYVQYGLELDKYDYSYDKKDYFIHISKIARYKAQHLAALAFRRIPEKLLIAGNIEDKLYYHTVLKPLLWFSPNVSYIGEIQGTNKYLRDARALIQTPRWFDAFPLVVLEAFASGTPVIGFAEGGVPEQIVHGVNGFLCNSVESLRSAVGRIDEVRPQDCRAYAEEHFSDARMARDYVELYTRVMDGEVW
- a CDS encoding glycosyltransferase family 1 protein translates to MRIGIDFHLAEREGTGNCTYMRNLVERLVSLDRTNAYLLYVTDSAYAYYRTFDSYPHVSLRSLGAGSPPVRMLRMGLMTYKDRIDILHANYYGPPFFRGKLILTVHDLSFLAIPECFTAFERVKDQILIPHNVRRAFKVMTVSEFSKEDIVRNYHVPPDHVEVGYNGAGPLFKPLEDREAARAVVKSYGVTGEYILYVGRLNKRKNLRSLVAAYGALKTEKGIPHQLVVGGVRDFLPPDEMEEISRSPWKNELIFTGFLPEEHLPLFYGLADVFVYPSLYEGFGLPCLEAMSSGCPVISSDLTSLPEVVGDAGILLDPLDVKGLGDAIFRVVSNDALKSEMRAKGFQQAKKFGWDKTAMKMLEIMKEVSRDH
- a CDS encoding CpsD/CapB family tyrosine-protein kinase yields the protein MIDKQELSDESGYYGGPHGFPPALRLMPGLFDHFYRVTWDLLSVPKKTRKGRKGNCAMVVASCNRREGASTIALNIASAFSSSSMKSVVLIDGNLRNPVLHEYFGCDREYGLSELVMEEISLKAGVVEVRPERFYFIPAGRKVQNPILLFETPEFIRLLDELRDIHDLIIFDSAPLTQYPETPILASHVDGVVMVVEAEGTRWEVASAAKHNLETANANIFGAILNKREYYIPRAVYNLL
- a CDS encoding DegT/DnrJ/EryC1/StrS family aminotransferase — encoded protein: MKCAANKKNNKTSTKLALYGGTPARRKGKFLVFGAPLIEKSEINRVVACLKSRWIGTGPLAHQFEEDFAAYKGKRFAVAVNSCTAALHLSLLASGVGPGDEVITTTMTFCATVNAIIHSGATPVLVDCDLPSMNISPSLIEEKITAKTKAILVVHFAGRCCDMDPIRRIAKRYNLMIIEDCAHAIESEYRGEKSGSFGDIGCFSFYVTKNIITGEGGMIVTDDERIASTVKVLGLHGMSKDAWKRFSDEGYKHYDVVFAGFKYNMPDITAAIGVEQLKRIEPYWEKRRDIWDTYNRSFADLACTVPAPVEEETRHAYHLYTPLIDIDRLGRSRDWVLNALTAENIGTGVHYIPIHRHPYYRKTYGWKEGEFPNAERIGDRTISLPLSPALSPTDVEDVIRAFRKVMSEAN